From Aliarcobacter butzleri, the proteins below share one genomic window:
- a CDS encoding DHH family phosphoesterase, whose product MKKDFILNNKVDMSEYTKALELIEKSKYILIITHVNPDPDSIGSALALSNLFYENKIKHKVFNISSDLPQNLDFIPRFEKITSELPSFFDLAISVDCGTYGRLGFELPSNIPLINFDHHKSNDNFGAVNIVDSMKSSTAELVYEFFKHNGLYITKASATALYVGIYDDTLAFSLNRCDEITFQKINFLVECGASPSDIANKLLRRDSLAKYRIIPKVLNSLELYQEGAVASIIAKEEWFKETGAHNRDCEDALDMIMSMAIVRIAFFVRIVNGVSRVSLRSKGKIDVALIASKFNGGGHFNAAGCTLEMKDVEIAKNIVLKEILELYK is encoded by the coding sequence TTGAAAAAAGATTTTATTCTAAATAATAAAGTTGATATGTCAGAATATACTAAAGCTTTAGAATTAATAGAAAAAAGCAAATATATTCTAATTATTACTCATGTTAATCCAGATCCTGATTCTATTGGTTCAGCTTTAGCTTTATCAAATCTATTTTATGAAAATAAAATAAAACATAAGGTTTTTAATATAAGTTCTGATTTACCACAAAATCTTGATTTTATTCCAAGATTTGAAAAAATAACATCAGAACTTCCTAGTTTTTTTGATTTAGCTATTAGTGTTGATTGTGGAACTTATGGAAGACTTGGATTTGAACTTCCTTCAAATATTCCACTTATAAATTTTGACCATCACAAATCAAATGATAATTTTGGAGCAGTAAATATCGTAGATTCAATGAAAAGTTCAACAGCAGAACTTGTTTATGAATTTTTCAAACATAATGGATTATATATCACAAAAGCTAGTGCAACAGCTCTTTATGTTGGAATTTATGATGATACATTAGCTTTTTCATTAAATCGTTGTGATGAAATAACTTTCCAAAAAATAAATTTTTTAGTTGAGTGCGGAGCAAGTCCATCTGATATAGCAAATAAACTTTTACGAAGAGATTCTTTGGCAAAATATAGAATAATTCCAAAAGTTTTAAATAGCTTAGAACTTTATCAAGAAGGAGCTGTTGCTTCAATTATTGCTAAAGAAGAGTGGTTCAAGGAAACAGGAGCTCACAATAGAGATTGTGAAGATGCTCTTGATATGATTATGAGTATGGCTATAGTGAGAATAGCTTTTTTTGTAAGGATTGTAAATGGTGTGTCAAGAGTATCATTAAGATCAAAAGGAAAAATTGATGTTGCTTTGATAGCGTCTAAGTTTAATGGTGGTGGGCATTTTAATGCCGCTGGTTGTACTTTAGAAATGAAAGATGTAGAAATCGCAAAAAATATAGTTTTAAAGGAAATTCTTGAGTTATATAAATAA
- the lpxC gene encoding UDP-3-O-acyl-N-acetylglucosamine deacetylase — protein sequence MKQRTIAKNVDIVGIGLHKGVPVKMRLEPLDSDMGIIFYRSDAGVTIPVKKEFVVDTKMATVIGKDGVVISTIEHLLSAIYAYGIDNLRIVLDNDEVPVLDGSSAGYCMLIEEAGIKELEKSKKAIKIKKEIEITTEDGKRVTLKPSDRIVYDFEINFEHPAIGKQKFHFDYSIEEYKNNISRARTFGFLHEVQYLRSIGLAQGGSMENAIVLDKTKVLNPEGLRFDDEFVRHKILDAIGDMALLEYTLVGEYDAVAGSHHLNHLLTKKLYEDEANYEIIDLEEASSEASVFEMAYSKVES from the coding sequence ATGAAACAAAGAACAATAGCAAAAAATGTAGATATTGTTGGAATAGGACTTCATAAAGGCGTTCCTGTAAAAATGAGACTAGAGCCACTTGATAGTGATATGGGAATCATCTTTTACAGAAGTGATGCTGGTGTTACAATTCCAGTAAAAAAAGAGTTTGTTGTTGATACAAAAATGGCAACTGTTATTGGAAAAGATGGAGTAGTTATTTCTACAATAGAACATCTTTTATCAGCTATTTATGCTTATGGTATAGATAATTTACGAATAGTATTAGATAATGACGAGGTTCCTGTACTTGATGGAAGTTCTGCTGGTTATTGTATGCTTATCGAAGAAGCTGGAATAAAAGAACTTGAAAAAAGTAAAAAAGCAATAAAAATCAAAAAAGAGATTGAAATCACAACAGAGGATGGAAAAAGAGTAACTTTAAAACCATCAGATAGAATAGTTTATGATTTTGAAATAAATTTTGAACATCCTGCTATTGGAAAACAAAAATTCCATTTTGACTACTCAATTGAAGAATATAAAAATAATATTAGCCGTGCAAGAACTTTTGGATTTTTACATGAAGTACAATATTTAAGAAGTATAGGATTAGCACAAGGTGGTTCTATGGAAAATGCTATTGTACTTGATAAAACAAAAGTTTTAAATCCAGAAGGTTTAAGATTTGATGATGAATTTGTTAGACACAAAATCTTAGATGCAATTGGTGATATGGCACTTTTAGAATATACTTTAGTTGGTGAATATGATGCAGTTGCTGGAAGCCATCACTTAAACCATTTATTAACTAAAAAACTTTATGAAGATGAAGCAAACTATGAAATAATTGATTTAGAAGAAGCTAGTAGTGAAGCTAGTGTATTTGAAATGGCTTATTCAAAAGTTGAAAGTTGA
- the infB gene encoding translation initiation factor IF-2, translated as MSDTVRVYEIAEEAGASSQDVIAKAKDLGIELKSPQTAVSYEDAEEITKYMMTGKSERLATKPAKVKKVVKKEEVKKETEEIETPKEKIETVQKVEKEIIKKPELKKVEISKPISKAPQKSEEESENLENPNKIVPKRKGLVIIKKKRPKEEELEEQQTITENQSKKQMKSLSEILGGVDDEEKSYNEPKNKENDDIKKQKVKKEKKKPLIKTQDHGKKLDVDREYSDEFASSDDSLLGEEIVLLDMDLSDSYKIFDEPKPQNIVNQSRSSKPAAFGNVPQGLKRGKRKKRIVRTQEKAEITSVTIPEDIRVYEFAEACGKSPAEVITVLFSLGMMVTKNDFLKQDELEILGEEFGIEVTVKDALEDVNYVETYNDEEDIDTSSFVTRPPVVTIMGHVDHGKTSLLDKIRSSKVAAGEAGGITQHITSYTVTKNGQEITFVDTPGHAAFSAMRARGANVTDIIIIVVAADDGVKMQTEEVISHAKASGCPIIVAMNKMDKETANPDMVKAQMAEKGLTPIDWGGDIEFIGVSARTGDGIEDLLENILLQAEILELKADPTAKAKATVIEASLEKGRGPVANVIVQNGTLKIGDNIVCDTTFGRVKAITDDNGKPVKELGLSQTGTVLGLNEVPTTGSVLVAMDTEKEVREIATTRAEHARAKELSKSTKVSLEEMSGLIAEGKIKQLPVIIKADVGGSLEAIKGSLEKIANDEVKVKVVHAAVGGITESDLVLAGASGECIILGFNVRPTGSVKAKAKADGVTINTYSIIYDLIDDVKHALSGMMSAVIREENTGQAEVRDTFVVPKVGTVAGCLVTDGKVIRGGHARIIRDGVVTYTGKISSLKRFKDDVKEVANGYECGIMFDKFNDIKVGDFIETFIQIEEKVSVDD; from the coding sequence ATGTCAGATACAGTAAGAGTTTATGAAATTGCAGAAGAAGCAGGTGCAAGTAGCCAAGATGTTATTGCAAAAGCTAAAGATTTAGGAATAGAACTTAAATCTCCTCAAACAGCAGTTTCTTATGAAGATGCAGAAGAGATTACAAAATATATGATGACAGGAAAAAGTGAGCGATTAGCTACTAAACCTGCCAAAGTAAAAAAAGTAGTAAAAAAAGAAGAAGTAAAAAAAGAGACAGAAGAAATTGAAACTCCAAAAGAAAAGATAGAAACTGTACAAAAAGTAGAAAAAGAGATTATTAAAAAACCAGAACTAAAAAAAGTAGAAATTTCAAAGCCAATTTCAAAAGCGCCTCAAAAATCTGAAGAAGAATCTGAAAACTTAGAAAATCCAAATAAAATTGTTCCTAAAAGAAAAGGTCTAGTTATTATCAAGAAAAAAAGACCTAAAGAAGAAGAATTAGAAGAGCAACAAACTATAACAGAAAATCAATCTAAAAAACAAATGAAATCATTAAGTGAAATACTTGGTGGCGTAGATGATGAAGAAAAATCATACAATGAACCAAAAAACAAAGAAAATGATGACATAAAAAAACAAAAAGTTAAAAAAGAGAAGAAAAAACCTCTTATAAAAACTCAAGATCACGGAAAAAAACTTGATGTAGATAGAGAATATTCAGATGAATTTGCAAGCAGTGATGATTCTCTTTTAGGAGAAGAAATAGTTTTATTAGATATGGATTTAAGCGATTCTTATAAAATATTTGATGAGCCAAAACCTCAAAATATTGTAAATCAATCAAGAAGTTCAAAACCAGCTGCATTTGGAAATGTTCCTCAAGGTTTAAAAAGAGGAAAAAGAAAAAAAAGAATCGTTAGAACTCAAGAAAAAGCTGAAATTACATCAGTTACAATTCCTGAAGATATCAGAGTTTATGAATTTGCAGAAGCTTGTGGTAAATCTCCAGCAGAAGTTATTACAGTTTTATTTAGTTTAGGAATGATGGTTACAAAAAATGACTTTTTAAAACAAGATGAGTTAGAAATTCTTGGTGAAGAGTTTGGAATTGAAGTAACTGTTAAAGATGCTTTAGAAGACGTAAATTATGTTGAAACTTATAATGATGAAGAAGATATTGATACATCATCATTTGTAACAAGACCTCCAGTTGTTACAATTATGGGACACGTTGACCACGGTAAAACTTCACTTTTAGATAAAATTAGAAGTTCAAAAGTTGCTGCTGGTGAAGCTGGTGGAATTACACAACATATCACATCTTATACAGTTACTAAAAATGGTCAAGAAATTACATTTGTTGATACTCCAGGTCACGCAGCTTTCTCAGCTATGAGAGCAAGAGGAGCTAATGTAACAGATATTATTATTATCGTTGTTGCTGCTGATGACGGTGTTAAAATGCAAACAGAAGAAGTTATTTCTCACGCAAAAGCAAGTGGTTGTCCAATTATCGTTGCTATGAATAAAATGGATAAAGAAACAGCAAACCCAGATATGGTAAAAGCTCAAATGGCAGAAAAAGGTCTTACTCCTATTGATTGGGGTGGAGATATTGAATTTATTGGAGTTTCTGCTAGAACTGGTGATGGAATTGAAGATTTACTTGAAAATATCTTATTACAAGCAGAAATTTTAGAATTAAAAGCTGATCCTACTGCAAAAGCAAAAGCAACTGTTATAGAAGCTAGCTTAGAAAAAGGTAGAGGACCAGTAGCTAATGTTATTGTTCAAAATGGAACTTTAAAAATTGGTGATAATATAGTTTGTGATACTACTTTTGGTAGAGTAAAAGCAATTACTGACGATAATGGAAAACCTGTTAAAGAACTTGGATTAAGTCAAACAGGTACTGTATTAGGATTAAATGAAGTTCCAACTACTGGTTCTGTTTTAGTTGCTATGGATACAGAAAAAGAAGTAAGAGAAATCGCAACAACAAGAGCTGAACATGCACGTGCAAAAGAGTTATCAAAATCTACAAAAGTTTCTTTAGAAGAGATGAGTGGATTAATTGCTGAAGGGAAAATCAAACAATTACCAGTAATTATCAAAGCTGATGTTGGTGGTTCATTAGAAGCAATTAAAGGTTCTTTAGAAAAAATAGCAAATGATGAAGTTAAAGTAAAAGTTGTTCATGCAGCTGTTGGTGGAATAACTGAATCTGATTTAGTACTAGCCGGAGCTAGTGGTGAATGTATTATCTTAGGATTTAATGTAAGACCAACTGGTTCAGTAAAAGCAAAAGCAAAAGCTGACGGAGTTACAATCAACACTTACTCAATTATTTATGATTTAATTGATGATGTTAAACATGCACTTTCAGGAATGATGAGTGCAGTAATAAGAGAAGAAAATACTGGTCAAGCTGAAGTTAGAGATACTTTCGTTGTTCCAAAAGTTGGAACAGTTGCAGGATGTTTAGTAACTGATGGAAAAGTAATCAGAGGTGGTCATGCAAGAATTATTAGAGATGGTGTTGTTACATATACTGGTAAAATTTCATCTTTAAAAAGATTTAAAGACGATGTTAAAGAAGTTGCTAATGGTTATGAATGTGGAATTATGTTTGACAAATTTAATGATATTAAAGTTGGAGATTTTATTGAAACATTTATTCAAATTGAAGAGAAAGTATCAGTAGACGATTAA
- the thrB gene encoding homoserine kinase encodes MKVSVPATSANLGPGFDCLGLAVSLKNQVIIRPSKFHSVSLKGEGANNPALKDNNMFISIFNDFYQNLSHKKRFFRFEFQNEIPLSRGLGSSSAVIVSAIASAYAIEGIKLERDKLLNLALAYESHPDNITPAVMGGFNVACVQENEVKYINKPIPKSLKAVIVVPNRAISTAMSRKTLPFKYSKEDTIFNISHSSLLTAAFMSENWEMLKYASNDQVHQKYRMKQMPELFEVQKTALKEGALMSTLSGSGSTLFSMAYTDDSRNLEKALKNKFPHFRVFVVDFDNTGVKIEL; translated from the coding sequence ATGAAAGTAAGCGTTCCCGCTACGAGTGCAAATTTAGGACCAGGATTTGATTGCTTAGGTCTTGCAGTATCATTAAAAAATCAAGTAATTATTAGACCTTCAAAGTTTCATAGTGTATCATTAAAAGGTGAAGGTGCAAATAATCCAGCACTTAAAGACAACAATATGTTTATCTCTATTTTTAATGATTTTTATCAAAATTTATCTCATAAAAAAAGATTTTTTAGATTTGAATTTCAAAATGAAATTCCATTATCAAGAGGTTTAGGAAGTTCATCTGCTGTTATTGTTTCAGCAATTGCAAGTGCTTATGCAATAGAAGGAATAAAATTAGAAAGAGATAAGCTGTTGAATTTAGCACTTGCTTATGAAAGTCATCCTGATAATATTACTCCTGCAGTTATGGGTGGATTTAATGTTGCTTGTGTTCAAGAAAATGAAGTAAAATATATAAATAAACCTATCCCAAAAAGTTTAAAAGCCGTTATTGTTGTACCAAATAGAGCTATTTCAACTGCTATGTCAAGAAAAACTTTACCATTCAAATATTCAAAAGAAGATACTATTTTTAATATTTCTCATTCATCACTTTTAACAGCAGCTTTTATGAGTGAAAATTGGGAGATGTTAAAATATGCTTCAAATGATCAGGTTCATCAAAAATATAGAATGAAGCAGATGCCAGAACTTTTTGAAGTTCAAAAAACTGCTTTAAAAGAAGGTGCTTTAATGAGTACATTATCAGGTTCTGGTTCAACTTTATTTTCAATGGCATACACTGATGACAGTAGAAATCTTGAAAAAGCTCTAAAAAATAAATTCCCTCATTTTAGAGTTTTTGTTGTAGATTTTGATAATACTGGTGTGAAAATAGAACTTTGA
- the rimP gene encoding ribosome maturation factor RimP — translation MSLEESIKLTVESLGAKLYDISTLREHDKNIFRVSITCEGGVNLDKCAEISRMLSPILDVEEPMNGEYLLEVSSPGIERKLKKVDHFLASIGEKVKVKNFATEVFKGELICADEEKIVIKTEFGNEELTYDNILSAATYFEW, via the coding sequence ATGAGTTTAGAAGAATCAATAAAATTAACGGTTGAAAGTCTTGGTGCTAAGCTATATGACATATCAACTTTAAGAGAACATGACAAAAATATTTTTAGAGTTAGCATAACTTGCGAAGGTGGAGTTAACCTTGATAAATGTGCAGAAATTTCAAGAATGTTATCTCCAATCTTAGATGTTGAAGAACCTATGAATGGTGAATATCTTTTAGAAGTTAGTTCTCCTGGAATTGAAAGAAAATTGAAAAAAGTTGATCATTTTCTTGCTTCAATTGGAGAAAAAGTAAAAGTAAAAAATTTTGCAACAGAAGTTTTCAAAGGGGAACTGATTTGTGCAGATGAAGAAAAAATCGTAATTAAAACTGAATTTGGAAACGAAGAATTAACTTATGATAATATCTTAAGTGCTGCAACTTATTTTGAATGGTAA
- the nadC gene encoding carboxylating nicotinate-nucleotide diphosphorylase: protein MINIRKFVKNAINEDNGRGDLFFDIAPEGNFTAKIISKSEGILAGVKYANILAKTEKFKIVFLKQDGDFIHKGDVLATLEGRASKLLSSERTLLNMLQHASGIATMANKYSKMIEDTHVVLLDTRKTRPQLRDFEKYASRIGGAINHRLGLDDCLMLKDTHLRTIDNLAEFVKKARKRISWVTKIEIECETLDQVKEAMAAGADIIMCDNMTPEQIKGVVTFRNENYPHILLEASGNINFQTIREFALTGVDAISSGSIIHQATWLDFSMRVD, encoded by the coding sequence ATGATAAATATAAGAAAGTTTGTAAAAAACGCAATAAATGAAGATAATGGAAGAGGAGATTTATTTTTTGATATAGCTCCTGAAGGTAACTTTACAGCAAAAATCATATCAAAAAGTGAAGGAATACTTGCAGGTGTAAAATATGCAAATATTCTGGCTAAAACTGAAAAATTTAAAATAGTATTTTTAAAGCAAGACGGAGATTTTATCCATAAAGGTGATGTTTTAGCAACTTTAGAAGGACGAGCTTCAAAACTACTTTCAAGTGAAAGAACACTTTTAAATATGTTACAACATGCTTCTGGAATTGCAACAATGGCAAACAAATACTCAAAAATGATTGAAGATACTCATGTTGTATTATTAGATACAAGAAAAACAAGACCTCAACTTAGAGATTTTGAAAAATATGCTAGTAGAATTGGCGGAGCTATAAATCATAGACTTGGACTTGATGATTGTTTGATGTTAAAAGATACTCACTTAAGAACAATTGATAATCTTGCAGAATTTGTAAAAAAAGCTAGAAAAAGAATATCTTGGGTTACAAAAATAGAAATAGAGTGTGAAACTTTAGACCAAGTTAAAGAAGCTATGGCTGCTGGTGCAGATATTATCATGTGTGATAACATGACTCCTGAACAAATAAAAGGTGTTGTTACTTTTAGAAATGAAAATTACCCACATATTTTACTTGAAGCTAGTGGAAATATAAATTTTCAAACAATTCGAGAATTTGCACTAACAGGTGTTGATGCAATCAGTAGTGGAAGTATCATTCATCAAGCAACTTGGCTTGACTTTTCAATGAGAGTTGATTAA
- the rbfA gene encoding 30S ribosome-binding factor RbfA, with protein sequence MKSINLQRTESLLMELIPQALSNLDDERINSLPITGVNCKNGKYDAIVYFDGSDFDKDEIKAIISLLNRANGRIKSDVLASTSWYKCPNFTFVNDTSLEKSKHIEDLFAQIKKTKSSEE encoded by the coding sequence ATGAAAAGTATAAATCTTCAAAGAACAGAATCACTTTTAATGGAATTAATTCCTCAAGCATTATCTAATTTAGATGATGAAAGAATTAATTCTTTACCTATTACAGGTGTGAACTGCAAAAATGGTAAATATGATGCAATAGTATATTTTGATGGTAGTGATTTTGATAAAGATGAAATAAAAGCTATTATTTCTTTATTAAATAGAGCAAATGGTAGAATAAAAAGTGATGTATTAGCAAGTACAAGTTGGTATAAATGTCCTAATTTTACTTTTGTAAATGATACTAGTTTAGAAAAGTCAAAACATATTGAAGATTTATTTGCACAAATTAAAAAAACAAAAAGTAGTGAAGAATGA
- a CDS encoding M23 family metallopeptidase, with protein sequence MSYINKKSSWLYILVAIMFVVVGVLAYALTLDRSAPKIIVQNEVMGKDIYWNLQNPIKIDIGDASGIKSYEVTFNDGQSQINLDTKVVKEDQNSVSLEISSPKNSEFLKATNGTLKIVAFDNSKWNFFKGNEATKTTNVIIDRRSPIANVITNSYLLRQGGSGVLIVEVADDNLKDYYVTFNDEVIFELFPFYKKNYYISIITWPIDIKEFKRVNLVAIDMAGNKSVTKIPYYIQPFKEKVDELKISDEFANNISKKVLEESNMPVPLEPAEIFVKANKELRQKNLQTMKEVVVQNFKNNEQIPFNVKPFVRLPNAATFAMFGERRHYFYGDQKIDEAWHLGMDWASVKRADINITNPGKVIFKDYLGIYGNSIIVDHGLGLASLYAHTSSQNVEVGDFVTTGQHIANTGATGAVFGDHLHFGILIQGIEANPNEWLDVSWMNKNLDQTMKDAIKIIDGKK encoded by the coding sequence TTGAGTTATATAAATAAAAAAAGTAGTTGGCTATATATTCTTGTAGCTATTATGTTTGTTGTTGTTGGTGTGTTAGCATATGCTTTAACTTTGGATAGAAGTGCTCCAAAGATTATTGTTCAAAATGAAGTTATGGGTAAAGATATTTATTGGAATTTACAAAATCCTATAAAAATTGATATCGGTGATGCAAGTGGAATTAAATCTTATGAAGTAACTTTTAATGATGGTCAAAGTCAAATAAATTTAGATACAAAAGTAGTAAAAGAGGATCAAAATAGTGTTTCTCTTGAAATATCTTCACCAAAAAATTCGGAATTTTTAAAAGCTACAAATGGTACTTTAAAAATTGTAGCTTTTGATAATAGCAAATGGAATTTTTTTAAAGGAAATGAAGCTACTAAAACTACTAATGTAATAATTGATAGAAGAAGTCCAATTGCAAATGTTATTACAAACTCTTATTTATTAAGACAAGGAGGAAGTGGTGTTTTAATTGTTGAAGTAGCTGATGACAATCTAAAAGACTATTATGTAACTTTCAATGATGAAGTTATTTTTGAACTTTTCCCTTTCTACAAAAAAAATTACTACATATCAATCATTACTTGGCCAATTGATATAAAAGAGTTTAAAAGAGTTAATCTTGTAGCTATTGATATGGCTGGAAATAAATCTGTTACAAAAATTCCATATTATATTCAACCATTTAAAGAAAAAGTTGATGAACTAAAAATTTCTGATGAGTTTGCAAATAATATTAGTAAAAAAGTATTAGAAGAGAGTAATATGCCTGTTCCATTAGAACCTGCAGAAATTTTCGTAAAAGCAAATAAAGAATTAAGACAAAAAAATCTTCAAACTATGAAAGAAGTTGTAGTTCAGAATTTTAAAAATAATGAACAAATTCCTTTTAATGTAAAACCATTTGTTAGACTTCCAAATGCAGCAACTTTTGCTATGTTTGGTGAAAGAAGACACTATTTTTATGGTGATCAAAAAATTGATGAAGCTTGGCACTTAGGTATGGACTGGGCAAGTGTTAAAAGAGCTGATATTAATATAACAAATCCTGGAAAAGTTATATTTAAAGACTACTTAGGAATTTATGGAAATAGTATTATTGTTGATCATGGATTAGGTCTTGCATCACTTTATGCTCATACAAGTAGTCAAAATGTTGAAGTTGGAGATTTTGTAACAACAGGTCAACATATAGCAAATACTGGAGCAACTGGTGCGGTATTTGGAGATCACTTACACTTTGGAATCTTAATTCAAGGAATAGAAGCAAATCCAAATGAATGGTTAGATGTTAGTTGGATGAATAAAAATCTTGACCAAACAATGAAAGATGCAATAAAAATAATAGATGGGAAAAAATAG
- the nadA gene encoding quinolinate synthase NadA — MNLKEEIKKLKEELDVTLVAHFYQRDEVFELADITGDSLELAKKVMNTNTKFVVFCGVGFMGESVKIMSPQKRVLMPKVACCAMARMIDEGYFEQNLKKINEAGIPNENILPITYINSSARVKARVGMMGGMVCTSSNAYKIIEKGLKSDKKIFFVPDRCLGQNFAKSLNLKSAVVGDGTDLKEADIICYNGFCSVHQQFSVDDIEFYREKFPGILVAVHPECDPSVCDKADFVGSTSQLITYIKNLDPEQKVVVGTEFNMVNRLRTKNTYILSSTKPECPTMNETTLEDVYRTLKSIKDDNISKETEIYVDEETIKWAKVALERMFEV; from the coding sequence TTGAATTTAAAAGAAGAGATTAAAAAACTAAAAGAAGAATTAGACGTAACTTTAGTTGCTCACTTTTATCAAAGAGATGAAGTTTTTGAATTAGCAGATATTACTGGTGATTCTTTAGAGTTAGCAAAAAAAGTTATGAATACAAATACAAAATTTGTTGTTTTTTGTGGTGTTGGCTTTATGGGTGAAAGTGTAAAAATAATGAGCCCGCAAAAAAGAGTTTTAATGCCAAAAGTTGCCTGTTGCGCGATGGCTAGAATGATTGACGAAGGATATTTTGAACAAAATTTAAAAAAAATTAATGAAGCTGGAATCCCAAATGAAAATATCTTACCAATTACTTATATAAACTCAAGTGCAAGAGTAAAAGCAAGAGTTGGAATGATGGGTGGAATGGTATGTACCTCATCAAATGCTTATAAAATAATAGAAAAAGGTCTAAAATCAGATAAAAAAATATTTTTTGTACCTGACCGTTGTTTAGGACAAAATTTTGCTAAATCACTAAATCTAAAATCTGCTGTTGTGGGAGATGGAACTGATCTAAAAGAAGCTGATATTATTTGTTATAACGGTTTTTGTTCTGTTCACCAACAATTCTCAGTTGATGATATAGAGTTTTATAGAGAAAAATTTCCAGGAATTTTAGTAGCTGTTCATCCAGAGTGTGATCCAAGTGTTTGTGATAAGGCTGATTTTGTAGGTTCAACTTCTCAATTAATAACATATATTAAAAATTTAGACCCAGAACAAAAAGTTGTTGTTGGTACAGAGTTTAATATGGTAAATAGATTAAGAACAAAAAATACTTATATTTTAAGTTCTACAAAACCAGAATGTCCAACTATGAATGAAACTACTTTAGAAGACGTTTACCGAACTTTAAAATCTATAAAAGATGATAATATTTCAAAAGAAACTGAAATTTATGTGGATGAAGAAACTATAAAATGGGCAAAAGTAGCATTAGAAAGGATGTTTGAAGTATGA
- a CDS encoding YlxR family protein, producing MANLKKILRTCIFCKGKFEQKELLRLKCKDKKLSLYDNLGRSFYVCEACILKFQTMNEKDYKKYEKPLCKECKNKDEYVIQLKEILTDVRYSKSL from the coding sequence TTGGCTAATTTAAAAAAAATCTTAAGAACTTGTATTTTTTGTAAAGGGAAATTTGAACAAAAAGAGTTATTAAGATTAAAATGTAAAGATAAAAAGTTGTCCCTTTATGACAATTTAGGAAGAAGTTTTTATGTCTGTGAAGCTTGTATTTTGAAATTTCAAACTATGAATGAAAAAGATTATAAAAAATATGAAAAACCACTTTGTAAAGAGTGTAAAAATAAAGATGAGTATGTTATACAACTTAAGGAGATTCTAACAGATGTCAGATACAGTAAGAGTTTATGA